The DNA window gaagatcatgtgtgtgtgtgttcttacCCAGCAAGCATAGTGTAAAGTAATACTCCAAGACTCCAAATATCACAACCCTCATCATAGCCCTGTCTCTTCAGTACCTGCAACACAAAACAGAACAGATAttgagaaaaatattaaaactccACATCACTGACCCCAGATAATTTTAAGTCACATAATACAAACTGCGCTTTGCTACCAATAATTCCTGTAGAGAACCCTACATGgttaaatttaaaggtgccctagaattaaaaatttaatttaccttggcatagttgaataacaagagttcagtaaatggatatgacatacagtgagtctcaaactccattgtttcctacttcttatataaatctcatttgtttaaaagacctccgaagaacaggcgaatctcaacataacactgactgttacgtaacagtcggggtgtacgcccccaatatttgcatatgccagcccatgttcccaacattatgaaaggcattagacaagggcggGCAGTatttaacgtctggatgtgcacagctgaatcatcagactaggtaagcaagcaagaacaacagcgaaaaatggcagatggagcaataataactgacatgatccatgataacatgatatttttagtgatatttgtaaattgtctttctaaatgtttcattagcatgttgctaatgtaggctactgttggttaaagttaccatcgtttcttactgtattcacggagacaagaacagtcgctattttcatttttaaacacttgcagtctgtataatgcataaacacaacttcattctttataaatctctccaacagtgtgtaatgttagctttagccacgtagcactatcaaactcgttcagaatcaaatataaacacccaaataaatactatactcacataattcgaagcatgcatgcagcatacatgacaaacatcttgtaaagatccatttgagggttatattagctgtgtgaactttgtaaatgcccTGTATTATAAAGTCGCGAGCTtgatgggcagggagcatgagatttaaagggccagcagcccttgaatcggtgcatagttaatgatgcctcaaaataggcagttaaaaaaatttatttaaaaaaatctatgtggtattttgagctgaaacttcacagacacattcagtggacaccttagacttatattacatcttaaaaaaacgttcgatggcacctttaatgtttttcaaaaacactgaagtTCAAAACATTTGGCAGACTAAAGTAGTAAAGGGAGGTGACTGGCTGAAGTTTGAGGGGCATGGCCAATGAGGGTTCGACATTCCCTTAGTaggtgtaggtgtgtgtgtgtgtgtgagagagagatttcAAAGATACTGTTTATTGGTCTATACAGCATTTCCCATTCCCAGTTTTGAGAATAACCACTCACCTCAGGTGCTACAAAGTTGGCAGTATAGCAGGGTGTCATGAGGAGACCGTTGTCTGCCCTTAGCTGTTTGGCAAAGCCAAAATCACAGATGCGCAGAGATTCTGGATTTCCAGACTCATCGACATACAGAATATTACTGGGCTTCAGATCCCTGTGCACGACCTGTAAAAAACAGAGAACACAGGGGATAAAATAACTTACATTTGCTGAAATCtcacaaacaattacaaatCTACCTGCCATCTTTAGGtgcaaaacacatttatatCCACCAAATATTAACTGTACCATTAATAGTACAGTAGTTCTGGAagactataatataatatatatagtgtTACAATTGCCCCCAATTATACCCAATTCTCTTCATGCGCTTCTATAATGCTTTAAAAACCTACAGTATAATGTTAGTCCAAATAACCCTATCAATTGTGGTTCTTCTGGGAAAGACATCAACATAAAAACTAAAAGGACAGAAGAGGGCCTGGGGAAGAGCCTTGGGGAACACCCTTAAAAACAAGGGGGAAATCTAGGCTTTGTCACAAGCTGTGAATTATAAATGACAGATTCTGTGTTAGTGGCAAGTTTTTATCtacaaaataaatgtgattGTGTACATCCATGCATGTTTTCTCACCCCTTGAGAGTGCAGGTATTCCACGGTTTTTGTGATAGTGTGCAGCACAGCACTAGCCTCTCTTTCAGAGAAAAACTTCTGCTTGAGGATTCTGTCCAGCAGCTCACCTCCTCGCATCAACTCAGTGACCAGGTACACCTGCTTCCCATTATCATAGACCTGAAATacaagttttatttaattaaatatggaGTGGTAGTATTTTTTGCTCTCtatgtcatattttaaaaatgcagatGATTCCTGCAGATTAgttaattatgtttatttattttttttaaagttgttgtACTTACATCTTTGAGAGTGATGATGTTGGGATGCTGGCCGTATCTCAGCAGGATTTCAATCTCTTCAGATGGGTCGGTGCTTGTTTTATCAATTACCTATCAGCATTGTACAGTAACTTATGTATTAGACCACATGTATTCTAAAAACCCTTTTAGTGAACAAAGCCttcatctttttaatgatgacaATTAGTTAAAAGAGAATTTAAaagcaaatatattttatttaaatgaagatATGTTCCACAAAGCATCCGAATATCTCTCAAAAAACCAAAGGAATTGATTGTAAAATGCAAGATGGTTAGGTAAACTAATCTAACCTAACCAAAAATGCTGATGCCAATAAAAGAAATGAATTCAAAGACACCTGTATGACTTGAGTACAATTATAAGACAAGTTAAGGAAGTGAGGCTCTAACCTTTACTGCATACTCTGTGTTGGTTGCTTTGTGTATGCAGCGTTTGCAGACAGAGAAAGAGCCCATGCCAATGTCCTCTTTCAGCACGTAACCGTCACTGAACAAGATGTTCTTACCATGAAGCTGCTGCTTGGAGGCAGGTACACAACAGAGAATAAGATATTAGaacagaaacacaaacacacacttgtATATGCAGTTtacggggactctccatagatgtaatggtttttatactgttcaAATTATATATTCTATCCCTCTAcactacccatcacaggaaactgtctgcatttttcGAATTTCCAAAAAAAACACCATTTAGTATGTAtttaagccatttggtttacGAGACACAAGAAGTGTCTTCATAAACCATGTTTacgttgtaatacccatgttatTATACACAtctgtgtcctcataaaccatgtatacaagaacacacacacacacacacaccaacagtAAAAtctaataattacaatataattaCATCCTTTcacacacagaaacaaacaCTACACACTCATTATTGGTTTGAACTCAGTACAGATTATACTGGATAACAGAATATCATTAAAAAaggagtaaagacatttacattttacagaaTTACTACACTGCACTTATGAATGCAGAAATCATTTCCCATCCTTTATTAACATTTAACCACTGCATCATGTCCATTAAACTGTATTACACCCATTCTTCATAAagtaaaacaaactgaaaagGTAGAAATACTGCTCTCTAGTGGTCAGATAAATTCACTTAATCATAAATCATAGGAtgttctgggttaaaaacaagttCAACTCTAACCTGAAACGATTTAATTGTGCTATAAGTGAACGCCCCTTAAACAGTCCTTGCAGATATTAATGTCACATATCTTTATGAGCATCACATGAAAGTTACAGCATTTACCAACTTGTAACATGGCACTAAAAACTTaattattttctgtggtaaCTGACAGCATGCCACAGATCAATTCAAGCCTAACATTCAACCCTTTAATATTGTCATACAGCAtctaaaagtttttgttttacctgTACCACAGGGTGTGGAGGGGGTTGAGAGGGCTCCTCTTTGCCTTCCTCCTCTAGCATCGCTGTGGCAACAAAGCTGAAGCCCCGGAAGAGCTGATGAGCCCCAGCGCTGGGAGGAACGCCTGGGGAATCTGAGAAAGGCCAAGAGCAAAGAAACCATGAAGCCCACACGCATATTCCATTTTAGCTGCTGATGACATTTGAAAAATCCACCCAAAGCTCCAAATCTACTGCAGTGAGCTCAGCTTGAAGATCAGGAAGAAAACACAGCCATCTGTTCTATGACTAGCTTATTCATGAAAAGACCTTGGACActattaaagtgatagttcaaccaaaaatgaaacagTCATCcaaagatacttttttttttcttatgtgtaACAATCTTCATTCTCCTCTTTTTCATAAACTGAAAATGAATGTGGACCGTCCCTTAACGTCCCTTGAAAATTTGGTCCGTCCCTTACTCAGAGCTATCGTACAGATTCAGAAGAATAGCTTTTAGTGCTGTTatgatatttttttgtgtttttttgacaGCCCCTGTCTCCATCCACTTGTATTATATGTAAAAGAGCAACTTTATGCCAAACATTCTTCTAAACTcctctttttgtttttcacatGATGAACTGTCCCTTAAAATTCCCCCACAGTTTGTTTTAAATGTCAGTTTGAGTGGCCTAACTACTCTCGCATGGTAAGAAAACTGATCAGATCATAGATATGACCTCTCACCTTTGGGTGTACGAGAAGTGAACTCCGAATCGAAGTAAAAGGTGTCATCAGGTCTGGCCACGGCTGGCTTGAACGGGGGTTTTATCTCTCGCCTGAAGAGTTTCTGAAAATGATTATacatttcttgttatattcAGCTCTAACTTGAGGGGAGGACAAGTCTGTAATAGAAGTACTTCTTTAGAGTTGCAGTAATCTGAAGTATGATCTTACATTCCAATCAATTGTCATGAAGAACGAATGCCGTTTGATTTCCTCGGCTCCATCTGATCCAGATCCTGGTAACAGTTAAAGTGtgaataaaacaagaaaaaacactTAATACTATGAAAATAtagaacatttaaataaaatgttcctttcAATTACCTTAATCTAATGTCAAATACATCAATGTAACTGAATTAATTTGGAAAGGAAGCTATTAATGCTGTTTAAAAGGTTAAACTTTAtcacaaataatatataaaacaaacaatctGACTGTGCATATGTTACCCAGTCTGTTGGTGGGGTTCCTCTTGAACAGAGCTCTCAGTAAACTCTGAGCTTCAGCGCTCAGGAACTGAGGCATCCCCAACCTTGCTCTGAAGAGATAACCAAAAAATGATCATGACTTAGACACTGAATAATGCTCACaacatatacactaccattcaaacgtTCGGGGTGGTTAAGACTTTCTTTAAAGAAATCTCTTATCCAGTGCAGCTTACTTGATCAAGaatacaataaaaactgtaatatagtgaaatattactccaatttaaaatgtcatttattcctgtaatggtaaagctgaattttcacttGGCATTAGTGTAACAATCcatcagaaattattctaatatgctgatttgatgctatGTTTAACAGCATAAATTGTTTTTCGTTTAACAGCTCGCTAGTAGCAAATGAAGTAAACCAGTGAAATGGAAAGTTTCTGATTAACTGAACAACAAAACAAGCCCAATCATTAGTAAAACACATTTATCCTAAATGcttcatttaaaataacaatttcACAACATCATTTACTTTAAAACTAGGCTTCATCTCTATGAAAACATCAAAACTCAATAGATTCTCACTTCAGGATGAGATTCATTGTTTCTTTTCTGTCTTTTCCCTGGAATGGCAGTGACCCGGTAAGCATCTCAAACTGTATGAAAGAGAAGCAGAAAGCAACCATTAAATCCAAACAAATCGGACTCAATTTAAGTGACATCAAAGCAGGTTTTCTCAATTTCTATGTGAATCTAGACATACCATCAGTACCCCAAATGACCACCAGTCAGCGCTGTGGGTGTGTCCCTGCCGATTAACCACCTCTGGAGCCATGTATTCCACCGTCCCGCAGAAGGAGTAAGCCTTCTTCTCATGGTCGATAGCTTCCTTACACAGTCCAAAATCTGACAGAAATAACAAAACCAATTACACcaattaaataaaacacttaatcTCTATCCTTTGATAAAGCACAGTGTTTTTATTGTACCTGTGAGTTTGATATGGCCCTCTTCATCCAGGAGGATGCTAGAAAATAGAACACAGAAATATGTTTGTAATGCCATTTTGAGTCAGTCAGGTTAAAATTACAGTAACTGAGGTCTTATCCAGCACAAGTTGAAGAATTCATGGTGTGTACATGTGTTTGTAAGGTCAAGTGTATGTCTTCAATGAGTTTATgttcaatgtgtgtgtgtgtgtgttaagtaCTTCTCAGGTTTGAGATCTCTGTAGATAATGCCGAGACCGTGTAGGTGATCTAGACCCAGTGCCAGCTCAGCCAGATAAAACTTCACATCTTCTTCTGTGAACATCACCTGCACACCAAAGAGACCGAGTGAATACAAAGGAGAAAAAGATATTGTGCTCATTGTTATGAGTATTATATACCTCTTTTGACAGCCTGGTGAATAGATCGCCCCCTCTGAGGAAGTCCAGAATCAGATAGAGTTTACCTTCAGTCTGAAAGGCTGAACACAAATAATGCGCTTACGACCAGTGTGTTAACAATGAAGTTTATCTGATCtgttagtaattaatgataagCTACCACAGCTTCCTTTATAATATAAGGCTTCCTAGAAGGTAAATTGCATGACTGCAATGTTAAATTACTCAATATGAATGTAatggacgacaacaacaacaacaacaacaacaacaacaacaactgtaCTCTTCACATTAATTAGAGGATGAGAATTATTCAGGAACACTGAATTAAAATTGTTTGATAATTCCTGCTTGATAAAATTTCAACAACAAGCTGTATTATCACGGACTTCCACTTCCACTCAAAGTGCCTTTTGtgtcatttaaagggacagttgaTCCAAAAATCATAACCATCATGTCATTAAAGCTTCAAAATCCCAAAGACCAAATTTTAAGTTGTTATTCACTAAATATCAGCCCATCCTGTGGAGTCAGTAGTAGTGCGATTTGTGactgaatcattgaatcaattGATTCGACTGATTAATTGAAATGATCCAGCTCAGTCGGACTTCACTACTTCTTTCATAAACTTGTCAAGGAGAGTAAGGGTGGATGGCAAGGTTTTTAGTgaataacaatttaaacaaaGCTATCATGAGTCTTGGAATGGGCTGCTTTTGGGATACTTTAATGGTGCATCTGCAGTCCACATGCACTGAAATTACATGGGAAAGAAGAGACCAGTTCAGTCCTCAGAATCCCTCTTTTTTGATCCATGGAGTCATTAGGAATTTTGAATGACATGACAGTGAAAGCAAAGatgatataattttcatttttgagcaaactattattttaaagaagAGGAAATGGCATGACAAAATATTACAATGTCCCATAGAACAGATGTCACACTAACTCACCATAATGGAGTTTAACCACAAATGGATGGTTGACGTCTGCCAGGATGTCTCTCTCCATTTTAGTCCTCACACGATCTCTCACTGTGACAAGAACAAATTCACAGGGGTTTTGAGATTAAATACTTGGCCACAGCCAACATAAAGTCAAACTTCATCGAGTAATTTGACTTAATGCATTGTAAAATTGGGCAACAGTGCTAAAACACATCTGTAAAACCACCAAGCAAATCACAATTATGCAATTCATATATTCAAGAATGATAAGAGCCAagcattaaaacattttctaCTGTAAGTGACCAGTGAATCAGCAGATTCAGCTTAACAGAAGGATGTCTGAAGCAGAAGTTTATCTGATAGCATTTGTTTGTAGGAAGTGATGTTATCAGCTCTCACGAAAACATAAGATGCGTCCCAATTCACATGCTTGGGAGGTAGAAAGAGGGAACAACTGAGATTTCAGTAAACAGATACCTGAACTGAAAACCTCAGGTTTGTATGTATGGTGGGATTTTCTGTCATTGGGGTACATGCACGAAAAAAACAGGAAGTGAGCGTACCCACAGAGGAGTTACCGTTAACCTGCAACCTCAGTCAGAGTGGTATGCAAATTTGAAATTGAGGTAATATAACAAAACATTGTATTTACAGCATCTCACtatgaaaacaattaaaagcATGGTTGGTATAATACTCAGGGTTGTTATCTGTGGTTACACAGAAACTAGGAGTGACACTAgagtaaaaagaaattaaacagCCCAGGAGAACAATGTGAAATGAAAGTAGCTGTTGTTGAAGCACTGTTTATGTTAGCAAAGGAAGCTAGTGTGGtttgtggtgtgtgtgtttacactgATGCTGTACCTTTGAGTGTAGCCTTTCTCAGGACCTTCATGGCATAGAGTTGGTTATTGTCAGGAGGGGTTACCTTCCGTACCAAAAACAcctgtgcacacacacaaaaaaacatgttttcacTAAACAATTCAGTCACATTGTCTGCATcagtttttgaaaatatttaaagaatgcTATTAAAGAATGTGCTATAAAAGCCCTGGTAAAAACTCACTCAGTTTTGCTGATAACACACATCAGagttgggggaaaaaaaagaactgtCTCTTTTCTAATTGATGAGTTAAAAAACTTCCTAAAGGAAgttgaatttgaattgaatgaCAGGAAGAGATCTTTAATGATTATATTCAACCTAGGtaaatataattgtttatatattcATTGCTAAATGTTGTAACATTTACTTAGAAAAAAGGTCCATAAATGTCATTAGCTGCATTTCCATTACCTTTCAAAATGTGCAAATTGAAATTGCGAATTGAAAAGACACCCAATGGAAACACGTCAATTTCGCAAAAACTCCCATATATCGCAAAAAAGTTTTTACGCTCACATAAGGTGGTTTCTCAGGCAATTTGAAAAAGGAATATTTCACAAAACTGCAATGGAAACAATCATTTAGAGGTCACCTGGCATATGTAAAAGTTACTTAAACCTACAAACATTCGTTTGCCATGTTTTTTGGAATGACTTATCACGAGAGGAGAAAATTATGTTTTAGTCGCATAACAACAGTTAATGGAAACGCTGTCATTTTTATtgacatttagaaaatattgCAAAAGTTAAGCAAATCTATAATGGAAACCCGGCTATTGATATTTGAGTACCATTTAGTACTCTAGAGTTACATAACACTTTGCTTAACTACCATACTATGATGCATCATTGGAAAAATGAACTAGTCAAAACAATTTACCCAAAATATAACTTTGTCGCATGTGTCATTTGAACTGCATTAGTTCAACATCAGATAACTTCTGATAATTAATCAATATgagatcaaataaatgttggattattgtttaaataaaaagaatggCATGACTGGCATCTGAGGGCTACTTTGCTATTTTTGTCCCCCCCGGGGTAGTAGAGCAAATATGCAGTCTTCAAAAATGATGTTCTCttgtcttgacaaactaaaagacataaaatGAAATTGGAACAACTGGAATGAAAAATATAGATTGTATTGCATGTTAGATTGCTTATTTTGATAAAATGCATGATCTATTCGAGTCCACGTCATACTGACAAGAAACTATACATCTAACCACAGGTCCAGAATAGTAGTTCCAACCACAcaactttttaaatgtttgtatgtTACAACAGAACTTGCGACTACAGCTGGCTAACAATGCATTTGGGAAACTTATATCTTTCCAGATCATTTAGAGCATTCTGGAAGATTAGGCGTTCTTCTAACCTGGTTCATATAAGGAAAGTTagggttctttttttttttattgatttttttaagaatataaataataaaaaaatatattttaaaaaatacaatgtaCTATTCTACATTCTAAAGTTCAAATTTGATCCTATTTTGCATCTTGAATTCAAATTTAGAAATGGAATTATAAGTTTTAAGGCATTCTCTATTCAATTCTCTATACTGGATGGTACATAACCCAGACACAGGTGATAGGTGTGTTGTTGGGAGGATTACCAATTTTCACATTCATTCTTGTTTGCTCTGGTCCAGAGCAGTGAAACCATGGTCAACCCTCTGAACATCTATACAAAATCACCATTAACCAGTCTTTGCTTTTGAAAATTGCCGTCACAGTTTCAGCAGCATCTCACACACCAAAGCCGACAAACACAAGACGTCTATTAACAGATGTAGCAGTACAGAAGCGTCTTCCTTTTAAAGTTTGTGCATATGAGAGTATATTTACCTTTCCAAAGGAGCCCTGCCCCAGCACTTTGAGCAGCTCAAACTGTGAGGGGTCTGCCTTCTCTGCCCCCTCCTTAACCACATGTGTGATGTTGATCTCCTTGATCTCACCATCTTCCTACAACACAAGAGACAGAAATGGATATCAACCACAGAAATATCAGGGTAGTTGgcataaaatatgtaatatcaAACCCAGCATATCAGACCATCTGATTGGTCAGGAAGACAAGCTTGATTATTAAAGCTTAAAGCTGGGTTAAGTGAACATAATATCCTATGCATGAGGACACTGAACAATGGGCGATTTGCTTTAATCATTTCACAGTAACCGCTTGAGTGGATTACCATGTATATGTCACAGAACAACGCACGCTATTTCAAGATTTAATCAATACCACTGAAGACAAATATCTCCAGTTGCCGGAGCAACATTATGAGATCCAAATGAGACTCAGACTCAAGGGGGGGATTCCACTTACCACAAAGCGCCCCCTGCAGGAGATAAAGTGTATTcaaatgtttatataatatttataatagaGATTTTTTTTCAGGGATCAGTCGCATTTAGTTTGAATTGAAACTGCAACTTATGAATTATCAGCCAAGAACATTAAGGTACCACCACTTGTTATTCAATGGTTATTTTGCAAGTTTCAGCAGCAGGGGTGCAGATGAGAAGCTCATGCAATTTAAAGCCACAAAGAAAAACAATCAGAATGTGTTATCAGTTTATTCGTAACTAAAGCTAGTACATGATAGAAAGATGCTggaaataaagtgctatatgtaACATTTCCTCTGTgacgagagaaagagagaaatagAGAGGGCGAAACATGTTTGGGAGGAAATGGTTAATGGGTGATATAAAATTAAACACTGAATTCTGAGAACCTGGCTGGTACAATACAAGCACACAAACAATAGCATTAAACCCAGTTAGACTAATATCAGAAAAACAGCTGCTTGTACACAACCCATAATGCTGACTAATTCTCTTTTAAAATCATCACTGGAATGGAAACAatatataaatcatttaaaagaatagttcaatcaaatcatcatttactcaccctcaagccattctaaaATATGTATGCCTTTCTTTCTTGTGTGAAATGCAAAAGAAGATATTGTGAGAAATGTCTCATACAAAGGAAGtccatggaagtcaatggtcaTTCAAAGTGGTTTGGTTAACAACactcatcaaaaatatctttttgttCCACAGCAGAAAGTAtgtcataaaggtttggaacaacatgagggcaagtaaattatgacaattttcatttttgattgaACTACCCATTTATTGTTGTGGCAGATACTGCAGCTGATATGTGTGTTACGTACAGTTTTATGGTTTATGTACACGCCTGGTTTCACAatcagggcttagattaagccaggattaggccttagctttcataaacatgccttagaaaaaacattactggagtgtatcttgagacaaaacaatggcattgacttattttaagatatgtcaatACAAGCTGCTTTCAACGAaagcagctcaaacatgcattttaaaaattaagctaaattaatatttatctgaagatcttgcaaaacaaacaacagtCTACAGCATGTAATAAATGCTAGCCAAGGTGGATTTTAGGAATCTGAGATACTGCTGGTTCAGTCagattcatttattaatttctttgtggttaaaataatattttgaattactaTTACATCAACAAATTGTTATTATTCTCATTATTTTGCACATTTACTTCAAAAGGCTCGCCGTTTTATCAATGTATGAAAAGCGTTTATTTTTCGATGGCAATTTGTTGTACTTTTCATACAAAACTCAAGTTAGCTTAAAAaaggaagtttttttttatttgacaggtTTTAGAGTGTTGCTGTCACAagcagcatgaaaaaaaaaaaaatctagagagagagaaagaaagaaaaacaaccaCAGCCAAGTGTCACAAAGCTTCGAGACATATTTCATAGGTGTTCTCAAGCAGATACACCAGACGAAAGACGCGCTTGATGTCTTTTCTTAAAAAGGATAACAAAATTCCAGTCAATAACATCTTATCTGAATGTTTGACTTCAAGCTATTAATTTCAGAAGAGTATGATTACAGAAACTTGTGTTTATCTGACAACCAGTGTGGCCCAATTCAACAAAACAAATGTGACATTTCCTTCTCTCACCAAACAATCACccttaacaacaacaacaaacaacaacTCCTCTACAAAGCAATATACTGTGTGTGCGCACTGACCGGTGTCCATGTTGTATGTTCATCGGTTAAAGCTGCACTAGATGGAGCCGAGTTCGTGGTGCTGTTCGTCTCCTCACTGGACTGAGTGACATTCGCTAAAGTCTTACTGTGCTGCCGCTTGAACAGGTAGAGAGTCAATAACTGACTGACTTTAAACTTCCTCTTctctttctccatctcttcATCCCTCCTCTAGCCAGGGCATTCCACTGTTACCCCCATCTGCCTGCAGTCGGGGCAGCCATAGACAACAAAACTCATCCCAGAGAGGGAGCGAGCAAGGTCTGGCCGTGCGTGTGAATGTGAGTATGGGACTGAGGGTGTGTGCTCTGCCCTGCTCAACAACTAAAGTAGGCAGGAAGAGGAAGGAAGAGACAGACCTGAAAACAGAACtggtgagagaaaaaaaacagaaagagc is part of the Chanodichthys erythropterus isolate Z2021 chromosome 18, ASM2448905v1, whole genome shotgun sequence genome and encodes:
- the rps6ka1 gene encoding ribosomal protein S6 kinase alpha-1 isoform X7 encodes the protein MWRHIFRTKPRMQQQFKSQITWVEREFADINVKEDGEIKEINITHVVKEGAEKADPSQFELLKVLGQGSFGKVFLVRKVTPPDNNQLYAMKVLRKATLKVRDRVRTKMERDILADVNHPFVVKLHYAFQTEGKLYLILDFLRGGDLFTRLSKEVMFTEEDVKFYLAELALGLDHLHGLGIIYRDLKPENILLDEEGHIKLTDFGLCKEAIDHEKKAYSFCGTVEYMAPEVVNRQGHTHSADWWSFGVLMFEMLTGSLPFQGKDRKETMNLILKARLGMPQFLSAEAQSLLRALFKRNPTNRLGSGSDGAEEIKRHSFFMTIDWNKLFRREIKPPFKPAVARPDDTFYFDSEFTSRTPKDSPGVPPSAGAHQLFRGFSFVATAMLEEEGKEEPSQPPPHPVVQQQLHGKNILFSDGYVLKEDIGMGSFSVCKRCIHKATNTEYAVKVIDKTSTDPSEEIEILLRYGQHPNIITLKDVYDNGKQVYLVTELMRGGELLDRILKQKFFSEREASAVLHTITKTVEYLHSQGVVHRDLKPSNILYVDESGNPESLRICDFGFAKQLRADNGLLMTPCYTANFVAPEVLKRQGYDEGCDIWSLGVLLYTMLAGFTPFANGPEDTPEDILSRIGSGRFTLTGGNWDAVSDAAKDLVSKMLHVDPHQRLTAKQVLKHPWIVQRDKLPNSQLQHQDAKLVKGAMAATYSALKSSQPPPELKPIESSFLAQRRVKKLPSTSL
- the rps6ka1 gene encoding ribosomal protein S6 kinase alpha-1 isoform X9, with the protein product MWRHIFRTKPRMQQEDGEIKEINITHVVKEGAEKADPSQFELLKVLGQGSFGKVFLVRKVTPPDNNQLYAMKVLRKATLKVRDRVRTKMERDILADVNHPFVVKLHYAFQTEGKLYLILDFLRGGDLFTRLSKEVMFTEEDVKFYLAELALGLDHLHGLGIIYRDLKPENILLDEEGHIKLTDFGLCKEAIDHEKKAYSFCGTVEYMAPEVVNRQGHTHSADWWSFGVLMFEMLTGSLPFQGKDRKETMNLILKARLGMPQFLSAEAQSLLRALFKRNPTNRLGSGSDGAEEIKRHSFFMTIDWNKLFRREIKPPFKPAVARPDDTFYFDSEFTSRTPKDSPGVPPSAGAHQLFRGFSFVATAMLEEEGKEEPSQPPPHPVVQQQLHGKNILFSDGYVLKEDIGMGSFSVCKRCIHKATNTEYAVKVIDKTSTDPSEEIEILLRYGQHPNIITLKDVYDNGKQVYLVTELMRGGELLDRILKQKFFSEREASAVLHTITKTVEYLHSQGVVHRDLKPSNILYVDESGNPESLRICDFGFAKQLRADNGLLMTPCYTANFVAPEVLKRQGYDEGCDIWSLGVLLYTMLAGFTPFANGPEDTPEDILSRIGSGRFTLTGGNWDAVSDAAKDLVSKMLHVDPHQRLTAKQVLKHPWIVQRDKLPNSQLQHQDAKLVKGAMAATYSALKSSQPPPELKPIESSFLAQRRVKKLPSTSL
- the rps6ka1 gene encoding ribosomal protein S6 kinase alpha-1 isoform X1, whose amino-acid sequence is MEKEKRKFKVSQLLTLYLFKRQHSKTLANVTQSSEETNSTTNSAPSSAALTDEHTTWTPEDGEIKEINITHVVKEGAEKADPSQFELLKVLGQGSFGKVFLVRKVTPPDNNQLYAMKVLRKATLKVRDRVRTKMERDILADVNHPFVVKLHYAFQTEGKLYLILDFLRGGDLFTRLSKEVMFTEEDVKFYLAELALGLDHLHGLGIIYRDLKPENILLDEEGHIKLTDFGLCKEAIDHEKKAYSFCGTVEYMAPEVVNRQGHTHSADWWSFGVLMFEMLTGSLPFQGKDRKETMNLILKARLGMPQFLSAEAQSLLRALFKRNPTNRLGSGSDGAEEIKRHSFFMTIDWNKLFRREIKPPFKPAVARPDDTFYFDSEFTSRTPKDSPGVPPSAGAHQLFRGFSFVATAMLEEEGKEEPSQPPPHPVVQQQLHGKNILFSDGYVLKEDIGMGSFSVCKRCIHKATNTEYAVKVIDKTSTDPSEEIEILLRYGQHPNIITLKDVYDNGKQVYLVTELMRGGELLDRILKQKFFSEREASAVLHTITKTVEYLHSQGVVHRDLKPSNILYVDESGNPESLRICDFGFAKQLRADNGLLMTPCYTANFVAPEVLKRQGYDEGCDIWSLGVLLYTMLAGFTPFANGPEDTPEDILSRIGSGRFTLTGGNWDAVSDAAKDLVSKMLHVDPHQRLTAKQVLKHPWIVQRDKLPNSQLQHQDAKLVKGAMAATYSALKSSQPPPELKPIESSFLAQRRVKKLPSTSL